The following is a genomic window from Devosia neptuniae.
CGGCTCGCTTTCCATGGTCTTGCCCAGCATCAGCTTTTGCTGGTTGCCGCCCGAAAGCTGGCCCACCCGCACCGAGGCATCACGCGCCCGGATGTCGAAGCGCCGCACCGCCCGCTCCAGCGCCCGCGCCTCGCTGGCGCTGTCGAGAAAGCCGGCTTTCAAATGCTTGCCCAGGGTCAAAAGCGTCAGGTTCGGCTGCAGCCCCATATTGAGCAGCAGGCCCTTGCCCTTGCGATCCTTGGTCATGTAGGCGAGGCCCGCATCGACCGATTGGGCCACCTGGCCGAAATTGACCGGCTGGCCGTTGAGCGCGATATCGCCCTCGCTTTTATGCGTCAGCCCCACAACGGCCTCGGCCACCGCCGTACGGCCCGAGCCAATCAGTCCGGCAAAGCCCAGGATTTCGCCCTTGCGCAGGTCAAAGGAAATGTCTTTGACGCCCGGCGCCTTGAGCCCGCGCACCGACAGCACCACCGGCGCATCGACATCGGGCTCGTGCTTGGGCGGATAAAGGTTGGAAAGTTCGCGGCCCACCATCATCTGGGCGATGGAATCGGGGGTGAGCGCCTCGGTGCCGACCGTGGCGATCAATTGCCCGTCGCGCAACACGGTAACGCGTTGCGCCAGTTCCATGATTTCGTCGAGCTTGTGCGAGATGAAAATCACCGCCACGCCGCGCGCCGTCAGCCGCCGGATCTGCTCGAACAGGGTCTGGGTTTCGCCCACCGACAGCACGGCCGTGGGCTCGTCCATGATCAGCACCCGCGCATCGCGGCTGATGGCCTTGGCGATTTCCACCATCTGCTTGTCGGCCACTGAAAGGGTGTTGATGCGCGCATCGGGATCGACATGCACATGCAGCATTTCCATCACCGCGACAGCGCGGCGGCGCATCTCGGCGACGTCGAGGAAACCGAATTTCTTGAGTTCACGGCCGAGGAAGATCGAATCGGCCACCGTCAGGTGCTCGGCCAGGTTCAATTCCTGGTGGATGAGTACGATGCCCATAGCCTCAGCCTGGCCGTTGGGCGGTAGGATGACGGTCTGCCCGTCATAGCTGATCGTGCCCGAAGTGGGCTGTTCGATGCCCGACAGAATCTTGATGAGGGTGGATTTGCCCGCGCCGTTTTCGCCGATAATGGCGTGCACTTCGCCGGGCTTGATATCGAAATCAATGCTGAACAGGACGGGGATTTCGCCAAAGGATTTGGAAATCCGGTGCGCTGACAGGATGGCTGGCGCTGGCGTGCCTTCGGCACTGGTCATCTCGTAAATCCCCCTGCTGAACGTGGAGGGTTCAATCCCGCTCTTCGTCCATGAGCAGTGATGTAAAGGTTTTCATGATTGATGTAAAGGTTTACACAATGGCAAAACTGTATAAGCGTTGCGGGATGGATATGGCGTAATCCGCGCCTTCTGCTAAAGGCAGCAAGCGGGTCGCCGAGCCGGATCGCGCGGGGCGGAGCGCCAATTGCAGCATCACAAGCTGGCCACGATAGAAGACGTTGCGGCAATCGCCGGCGTATCCATCGCTACGGTCAGCCGGGCCATTAACGATCCGGGCAAGGTCGCCGACGAAACGCGGCGCCGCGTCACCCAGGCCGTCGCCCAGACAGGCTATACGACCAATGCCATGGCGCGCTCGCTGCGCATGCGCCGCTCCAAGATGATCCTGATTCTGGCGCCCGATGTGGGTGACCCGAACTTTTCCAATATTCTGGTGGGGCTGGAAACCGAGGCCAGCAAGCGCGGCTATGGCGTGCTGATCGGCAATACCCAGAACGATCCGGCGCGCGAGACCGATTATCTGCGTTTCATCAGTTCCAACCAGGCTGATGGACTGATCCTGTTCACCGGGCACCTGCCCTATGGCTTTGGCAATGAGGGCGGCGAGTCGCGCCTGCCGCCCATGGTGGCGGTCAATGAGCCGGTCTCCAATAGCGATGTGCCCTTTGTGGGCGTGGACAATTTCGAGGGCTCGCGCGTTGCCGCCGAGCATCTGATTTCCCAGGGGCACCGCCGCATTGCCTTTATCGGGCGCTCGACCAGCAAGGCGGTCAATATCCTGCGCGAAAAGGGTTATCGCGCTGCGCTTGAGGGCCATGGCATCACCATCGACCCCCGCCTGATCCTGGACGGCGACGGCACCACCGAAAGCGGCCGCGCCGCCGCCG
Proteins encoded in this region:
- a CDS encoding sugar ABC transporter ATP-binding protein, translated to MTSAEGTPAPAILSAHRISKSFGEIPVLFSIDFDIKPGEVHAIIGENGAGKSTLIKILSGIEQPTSGTISYDGQTVILPPNGQAEAMGIVLIHQELNLAEHLTVADSIFLGRELKKFGFLDVAEMRRRAVAVMEMLHVHVDPDARINTLSVADKQMVEIAKAISRDARVLIMDEPTAVLSVGETQTLFEQIRRLTARGVAVIFISHKLDEIMELAQRVTVLRDGQLIATVGTEALTPDSIAQMMVGRELSNLYPPKHEPDVDAPVVLSVRGLKAPGVKDISFDLRKGEILGFAGLIGSGRTAVAEAVVGLTHKSEGDIALNGQPVNFGQVAQSVDAGLAYMTKDRKGKGLLLNMGLQPNLTLLTLGKHLKAGFLDSASEARALERAVRRFDIRARDASVRVGQLSGGNQQKLMLGKTMESEPDIIIMDEPTRGIDVGTKQQIYHIIAALAAEGKSIIVISSELQEVIGLSHRVVVMREGRLAGTLEGAEITEGEIMRYAAGIKQSGRDEHISA
- a CDS encoding LacI family DNA-binding transcriptional regulator gives rise to the protein MQHHKLATIEDVAAIAGVSIATVSRAINDPGKVADETRRRVTQAVAQTGYTTNAMARSLRMRRSKMILILAPDVGDPNFSNILVGLETEASKRGYGVLIGNTQNDPARETDYLRFISSNQADGLILFTGHLPYGFGNEGGESRLPPMVAVNEPVSNSDVPFVGVDNFEGSRVAAEHLISQGHRRIAFIGRSTSKAVNILREKGYRAALEGHGITIDPRLILDGDGTTESGRAAAEHMFVRDVLPTAFLCVNDVTALGVIIALTARRYELPRQFSVMGFDDITFASFVSPSLTTMKQPRLKIGEEAMDLLLALLEGKSVERKQVLLRSELIVRNSVGQVGR